From the Anopheles merus strain MAF chromosome 2L, AmerM5.1, whole genome shotgun sequence genome, the window ATGACTGGATCAGGCGAAGCAAGACCTGTCTAAGATCTTTGATTAATATTGATTAGACCGAGGATCGTATGTGCTAGAACAACATTCACTGTCGGGCGCACCTAGAGGATTAATTAGTAATATACGTTTTAATTTCGACATATTTATCATATGCATGACAATTTAGTATAGCACTTCATTTCTTAATACTTACATTATGCATTTGTCCCATTGACCAGCAAACCTTGTTAAATCAAGCTAAAACCATcactttctttattttatttaggaggaacggtccgaaaagggcgtattgcttaatttttcttaattttttaaaattatttttccccCTTTACAACACCCATTTATTTTTACAGCTCTTCCAGCACCTTCTTGTAGACGGTTCCTGCTCGTCCACCTCTACCAAGCTGAGCTGTGTGACACGAAGCTGTCCTGGCAAGCGGCACGCAACGAATCCCAAATTGAGTACGGTTCCACCTCGAGTGCGTTCATGCGACGCTTGTGCACTTTCGTGCGGAAATGAGCCTGCAGTTCATGATCGTTGATGTAGTAGGCAGCACAGTGGATGCAGTAAAACTGTCCGAAACTCGGCTTGTCGAGATCGACCTCCTTTCAGCAGCTTTTCCGGGTCGTTCTTCGATTTTGTTCAAATCCTTGCGCCGATTCCATAGCCGCCACCGACGGCGCAGATGTGTGTCTCCACTGTTAATTTTTTTCCTTGTGTACGGCATTTTGATGGGTAAATGGTACCAGCAAACTTTACTTTTATTTGTcggattttgttttcctccgaGCTGGACTGAAAAGGAAAACGATCTGAACCATCACTTTCTTGATGATACAGCAAAATAAACCGTTGATGATAGACTAAATGATTATGCATAGCCATTCGCTGAATGTTACTTCAGTTTAGGAAGTTGTTCCCAGCGtcctttcatcattttgttaCCTTTATAAAACGTGTAATATTACTGCAGATAGCTAATTTGTATGAAACTGTTTTCAACACCGatgttatgttgtttgttttggaattTCCCGCTGGTTCCTGTCATGTGGTCCGTTTATGATTAAGGATCGAGTATCTAACAGAGCATATTTCATACAAAATGTTGTACGAAGATCGCCAATGTGGCAGTATAAACCAATCAGACGGCCAGATCCCatccgaaaaaatgaaaacataacaaaattgCCAGAGATATTTCActttcaataaataatatatttaatttagttttaaaATAGCCGATCATCCACACTGCAAACACTAATATAATACTGGCTCAACATTTTCCATCCACCATCACATCATTTTATTGAACTATATAGCGTTACGGGATTTTTAAAACCTAGCGCCCACATGTTTCATCAAAGCTTTTCAGGTTTAATTTCTAATAACTTAATGAATAATCCATGTTTCGGCTCGAATGATGCAACAGAACAAAGATAAACTATTATTCTTTGTAAAACAATATGATTGTTCACACAAAGAGCATTTAAAAACGCTTAAATtaaatgtagaaaaaaatatacacatcgCGGACGGTTTCGGCTAATATCCCCTGTGAAAAAACTGCATATAAGGTGATGAAAAAGAATGCGTCGGAATAGAAAATTATTCCGGGCGAAATGAAGTAGCAGATCAGAATAGAAATACGTTTCAAGTAGGATGAATTGTGCAGCTCACATCGCAAAGTGacttggtaaaccctgtatctcaaataaataattaattcgACAACGAATGATTGGCATTTCCCCGATGCTGCACTATGGGATGGTCAAATAAGGTACTTGACGTCAAATAGGGCAAACATTTGCCCACTGGGACCTGGGTCGCCACTGTCACAGTGTGCAAATGTCACCCTGCTgcttcaaaatatattttctcCCCCTACGAAAAAGACGCAAATTCGGACGCCTCGCCGCGGAATAGTTTTTGTTGCTGGAGATTTTCCATCCCCCAAACTCAAACGGCATTTCCCGCAATCGGGCACGGACGAAGAAAAACGCTACCCCTTCGAAAATGTAAACGAATCGTACCGCGGCATCGTACGCTTTTTGTTTTACGGATTAttagtttgttttggttttgcgtGGAACGCAAAcgctggagcagcagcagcagcaagcgccAGAGAGCAGCGTACGTTTGTGTTGCGTACGTGAGGCGGAGTACAGCGAAGCAGGCTGTATCAagctacgaaaaaaaaatcgacttcCCGTCGCAGCATCGGTTTGTGGCCGATCAGTGTGATGCAATAATCGGTTCGTTTGGCAATTTAGTGCATTTTATCAGTGAACATTGGGAGTGCTTTTGGTGCGTAGTGCAAAAAACGAAGGCGAATTTATTTTGCGCTGTTGTGCGCACGGGAAGCACCAACTCCCTCTCCCTGTACCATCTTCTTTGTGCATCtttgtatgcgtgcgtgcgtgtgtgtatgcggtGGGTTTAAGCTGTTTGCGAAattagatgtgtgtgtgtgtgtgcgaatagTATTGTAAAATTTTCCCGCTGCGAGGAGAAGAAACCAAGAAAATCAGTGTGAAGAGAATAATAATCACCGTACGGAAGAAACAGGAGAAACTCCAGGAACAGCGAAAGGCCCGAAGATCCCTTCTTTGGGTGCGGATTAGAGACGGCAAAGAAGGCGAAGAACTGTACTGCCCGGGAAGAAGTAGCAGCAAGGGAACGGAAAAAGGATTAAACCTCTACAAAAGCCATAAAATGGAGAACGGATCCGACGATCGGGTGTATGCGGCGGagaaaatcatgaaaaaacgCATCCGGGCGGTAAGTGTTCGATTTGATGTGCGCtcgtgtgactgtgtgtgtgtgtgtgtagcgcaTCAGTTGCATATTGGTTTCCCACCTCCCCCCTCCGCCCACtccaaaccaaaaacaacatttcCCTTTCCCATTCCGAGAACCCGTAAACCGTGTTTACAATCGCGTCCCTATTACGTCATCAGCGTGGCGTATACCCGCACATGTGCCAGTCTCTGTGTATGGGTGTGAGAAAGACAGAAATGCACAAAAAaggtgcaaaataaaatgcaactgaAGGCGGCAAATGGGAAACGAATTTTCGGTGTTCCCCTGTTGCCAGCTTTCCTGTGTTCTGTTCTGCTAACGTAACGACGCCAActagatgtgtgtgtgcgcaaggTGCATcggttaaattaaaaaaaggtcCCCCCCTCCCGTTTTCACCAATAAATGCCCTCCAGCATGACCCCACGCGATGCCATGGAAAGGCAGGCCGGCAGGCAGGTGGTATCCTTCTGCTTCCTTCCTGGTTATTATACGCTTTTTGCGGACACTTTTCGGCGAAAGTGTGCAAAATCAACCccacaaaacgcacacacacacaccaccatccCGCAAATTCGACGCGATGATGATCACAAACGCGTTGTAGCATAAATTGCATGCGGCGACCACAGCACACCAGCGGTTGCTATGATGGTGTGTTTGTAgcgcgtttgttgttgttggttggcCTGCCGGAGAAGGatgcgagaaaaaaagagaacgagagagagagagtgagagagtgagagcagGACACACGGCGCTGTGTGAGCCGCTTTTCTGCGAATGCAGCTGACCTTGACTAGGCTTGCCTTACCCCCCACCCCAGGGGTACACTGGGTGTGTGTAGTTGTAAGCCCGTTTCGACGAATTCCACGTTTTTGCGACTTTACTTTATGCTTGGCATGATGCACACCGAAGCCGGTACGCCGGATGCGCGGCGTCGTTACATACAATTTCACACACATTTAAAGGCCCCCGGTCCCTCGCCACATGCCTCTTTTCTCCTGCCCTCTTGACCGCCTGCTGTTGCATTTgtagcactcacacacacatacacacacgcataaaGGCAAGTAAATTTTGGGAAAAAGCCAAAAACCCTACGACACGGCGGGCCCCTACAGTTTTTGGCTGTgccggtttgttttgtttgtggggTCCTTGGACGTCATGTTCGTATTCCGTTTTCTTCACTCCTCTCCCCACTgacacacacgtgtgtgtgtgtgtgtgtgtggttccaGCCTATTGCGTAGTTAGTTTTTCACCATCAACCGGACGCCCCACATGCAAGCATGGCCTACCTTTTTCCACACCTGCATGTGTGCGGTAAAGTTGAATTTTATGATGGTGCACTTTCttgtccttcctttttttttggttcgttttatGGCCACAGGCGAAGGCAGTGGGCAATATTCATCATTTTAAATAGCTTTTGCGCTCATTAGTTCAATTTTTGGGTATGAAAATGGTAAAATTATTTGTTATGGTTTATTACAGCAATTCAATCGTTTTGTTACAGTGTGGTTTTGCTCCCACGCAGCTGCATGAAGAGTCGTTGACTCATTTAGCTTTATACAATATAGTACCAATAATTGTTtagaataattaatttaataatttatttccttGCACTCATTTCCTCCCCAGGGCAAGGCGGAGTATCACGTGAAATGGAAGGGCTGGAGCCAGCGCCACAACACCTGGGAGCCGGAGGAGAACATCCTCGACCAGCGGTTGATCGAGATATTCGAAAAGTCGGTCCGCGGCTCATCCACCCCGAAGCGCAAGAAGAAGGCAATCATCGAAGATTcggacgacgacgagctgCCGTCCAGCACGATGTCGCCCACCCCCGAACCGGAGCTGCCGAAAAAGGAGGAGCGCAAGGAGGCAAAGAAGGACCGTGAAGATAAGcatcagctgcagcagcagcagcagcatcatcaccatcaccatcatcatcaccaccatcaccagggCGGTACAAAGAAGGAGAAGGACGTGGCCAACATTTCGAACAGCAGCTTAAACAGTGGCGCCGAAAGCTCAAAgcgaaacagcagcagcatcagcccGAGCCACCATCATGGTGGCAGCTCGTCGACAAAGATTGAAAAATCGTCCCCACACTTGGCGTCGGGTACGGCGGACTCGTCACTAGTCGCTGGTGGAGCCGGCGGCGTCACCGGAACGGTCGGTATGCAGCCGCTGCCCAGCCTGAAGATCTCCATTTCCGCCGATCGGTCCGCCGAGCTGGTGGGCAACGATCACGACACCAACTCGAACTCGAGCGACGATCAACCGCTCAGCCACAAGGACGTGATCGGCACGAAGCGGAAGGCCGAGGTCCTGTCGAAGGGGGGCAAGGTGGGTGTGACGATCAAAACGTCCTCGCCCGGTGACGAatcgcccagcagcagcacgctgCTGAAGGCGCAGCGGCTCGAGGTGAGCCCGCTGTCCGGGGTCGGCGGTCCGGCCGTCGCCGGCGGCTCGACCGTCGCCCCGATCAGTACCACCTTCGGCAAGCTGGACATGAAGGCGGCCGCTCCACTGTCGCCCGACACGCCCGCCTCCCGGCCCGAATCGAACATTCCGCCGCCGGCCGAACCGAACGCACAGCTGCCGGgcggggcggcggcggtggtggtcgcAGCCGGTGGACTGCCCGCCGGCCGAGAGGAGGGAAACCCGCTGGAGGGGCAGGTTGCTGGCCAGCAggcccagcagcaccagcagcaaccgggCGCCGCGGCGAACGGTGGGGACGCATTTCCGCTGAGCAACGGTAACGGTCcgaacaacatcaacaacaacaacaacaaccttaacaacaacaataacaataacagtATCAACAAACATGTCAGCACGCTAACGCTGTCGCCGCGAGCCGCCCCACCCCGCCTCTGGCTGCCGAAGGCACAAACGACCAACCAGGTGTTTATCACGGATGTGACGGTCAACCTGGAGACGGTCACGATTCGGGAGTGCAAGACGGAGGCAGGCTTCTTCAAGACGCGGgacatgcagcagcagcagcagcagcagcaagagcagcagcaacaacttcAGCAAgagcaacaccaacaacagcagcccCGGGTCGGTGATCTGCTAAGCAATTAAAAGAGCAGGATGGCGTGCTTTTCTACCCTACGATCCGGGCAGATCGTAGCAGTAACGTGTTTTCCTTGTACCTGTGTAACTGAGCAGTGCATTTGCGGAGGGATTTTTGTGCATtatacatacacaaacaaacacacagcacacgtTAACATTACTAAAGAAACGGGAAAAGAACGCAAAAGCGAATGTGGCCAAAATCCTTGCACCTTGCGGGAAAAGGATATCAAATGAACGGAAAATTTACACCCAAAAACCGGGTggggaaatgggaagaaaattgTAAATACTACAACACTGtaatgattgtgtgtgtgtgtgtctagaAGAGTGAAGAGAGGAGGAGATATTCTTTGTGAAAGCTTTTTGAAGAGAAAGTCAGAAACGAtcgaaagaggaagaggacaATGCTCCTGTTCTTGTTTTGGGTGAAGAATCACAAGGTGCGTGTGGaacattttttgtatgtgtatgtatatagACATTTTGGAGAGGACTTTTTTCAAGCAGTAAAAGGGTTAGAGGCTTAAGAGCTGGAAGGAAGGGGGGGAACGCTCATTGTGTAGAGCATTGTGAGcgaattttatttatattatattcCACCAAATTATTTCCAATTTTTAAAGCGCTTCTGGAACGCATTCAACTATCGCCACGTGCGCGTTTTAATATTCAAATGGGATATCTTCTTCCGCATgggcgtacacacacactcacactcctCACTGCTGACAAAGTTAGCGTTTAAAAGGCGTTTGCGTAGGCAGATGcagataaatattattttaagctTTAGTCACTTACTCAGACGTTTGCGCGTAGGTCGATGCATTGTTTTGAATGCACTTTGTTCTATTTCCGCAAATTTCACACCAtctcacacacgcgcgcactgCAGGCGTGTTTAAGTTTAGGTTCGTTTTAAATGACGTTTCGTTTTCACTCCCATTCCCtctatattattttatatattttaccCATTTATCGGTATTTGAAGAAAGTATTCTCACAGTTGAAAGCAtttggttttatgttttatcgGTAATCGTGGGGAGATAGTAGTATAGCGTAAACGTGTGGAACACGATGGCGGCGCGCTCGCCCATTTGCACGCTCTCATGCAGTAGGAAAAGCAACTTTCCAACACAACATAAAATGCTAGCTTTGTCTAAGTATATTGTAGAGTTAGTGGTAAaggatttaatttaaaagcaGCAAAGTAAGTTCAAAAAACATACCGCTTTGCATAAGCGTTTATCGAGCTTTTTGTTCTCTACCGTGTTTATTTAGAATTTATCTTTTACGCATCGTAAGTTGATCAAATCTCATGAatcgtttcttttctttattgtCAGTCGGCTATTTCTATACTAGATGCAGtaagtttttagtttttttttcgttgataTACCTTACCGTGTACAATGGGTTTTTGGCATATAAGGCACAACAGTACCAGTCGTATTTATTGGCTATGGACAGGCGTGATCAGGCGTGGCCTCCAATCGAGAAGAGCAATTTTGCACTAGAGGCTTCACATTTTAAAACTTTCCATTCCCGCATGAGGAATAGAGTGAGCGAGCAAGAAAATGTTCCAATGTATCGTAATCGTCAAACGAAATAGCGCCCCCATTGTATGTGTTAGTGAAGAAACTTTCGGTGTCGTTTAGAGATTAGTTGTGCGTGCATTAGGGAGGGGAAAATTGATGGAGAAAATTGTGAAATTAATCAACAActtatgttttaaattattcctTAATGCTCACAAGGCAAGGCTCGCGATGGcgtataaaacacacaaaatcgaaaaagaaagcatgatcagcagagacacacacacaaatgatcttttaatttatttgacaTGATCTTTTTCACACCCAGTTGGTAGGGGGGGAAcccatatatatatttatctCCGCTGTAATGTTTGATTAGAGCCAAAAGGCCTTTTAGAGGATAGACAACTTCTCCTTAGCCCTACTAAAATGGGTAtttcatgtgcttggatgggTTTTTGAGGGAGAGTGAGGGAGCCTGGAAGGACCACAAAAGAGCAATACTATTTCTATCTGTTGTTGTCTTATTtctttgccaaaaaaaaaaaaaaaacatcggttaagcaagaaaaaacaaacaaaacaaccaacacTTACAATAACAACTAAGCAAAGCAGCATATTCGAGCTATTTATAGAATAGTGCATTAATATCTTTCGTAGTAGTTGATAGTGacataaaaaaacccacaacacacaacaacattGTACTGTTATCATAGTTTAAGAAAGTCATTAAACCACAGGCGCGTAtggaaaatcaaaccaaaaccgTTGGAGTGTGTCCGTTTGTTGAAGAAATATCACAAACTCATAAGACGCAATTGCTTCTCGCATTCGGATGCAGTAAAGTAAGAAGAGACGACGCGCTTGTTTGGCATATAATTGCTGGATTTTTACTCTTGTAAAATAGCTTCCTATAgaatgtgtatatatataatattcGCATCTAAGCGGAACCGATTGCcgcaaacaaagaaaaaaaaaggaaacaaaacccacacacCTCTCCTCTACGATGTTGCTCGACCCCTTGCAAAGCTCGGTTACGTTCGGTGCTTTCTTCCTTTATTTCGCAAACACTAACTAAACTCCCATCGGTATGTGGGTTCACCGCCTGCTGCAACGTACGATCGTTTGCCCTGCGTTTTTGCTATGCAAATCGAGTGCACTTTTGCAGAGTACAGCGTTTCCCAGGGGTTCCCATAGTTCCTTGCACTTCTTTGGCTCTTTCTTATAAGAAAGGAACATAATAGCACAAATCCCTGGATAGACACATCCAATTGGATTTTCCAAGGAGCCTGTctaaaaagggtgccatagagtccaatttccatcaaatGGAGTTCACTTCCTATAGGAAAGAGACAATAAAGTGTCTCACAAccctatgagaacccctggaaaaccctgtaaaaagAAAAGGCGCGCTGCGGTAACAGGCAACAGGCaacagaagaacaaaaaaagagtgaGTAATAATTTACAATACGCTTCCAAGAAATTAAAGGCTACGGGGGGGCgcaattttataaatttatcgTACCGAAATACATCACGATCACTTTCAAAAACCGATTGGCAAACGGGGGGTTCACTGTATAACAACTTATAGCCACAATTAGCAACAATTAGCACCCTCTGCAGCAGCAGATTGAAGGGATGGGACGTCCGACAATCGTCGTTGATTGCCGGAGAAGCACTTTTTTTAACACGCACAGAAAAAGCGTTTGACTTTTGTGATTTGTTTAGCTAGGAAGATAGAGAGGGAatgggcgagagagagaggcagagagagacAGGTCGTGAAACGGGAAGATGGGAAATGTACGGACAAGAAGGAGCCTTTTATCGAGGCATCTAGCTTTTGCACTTTCGTCGATTTTTCTGCAACTTTTCGACGCGCGAATTGATCGAGAAGGGCCGCGAAAACTGTTCCTCTATAATGCCGACGGACATGGCGGTGGCCACGAACTGGTTGAGCGAAATCTCCCAGACCGCTTCCGGCGGTGCGTTGGCGGAACTGTGCCTGGGCGTACGTTCCGAGCTGGAGGAGGAAGGATTGCCGTTCGGGTCAAActgaaacgcaacaaacaaacgatgaaaaaaagtTAACGTGTCGTTGGAGAGTTGGTTTGAGGCTGAAGTTACGCACTACTTCTCCGCCTTCCATCGCTAGCTGGGTGAAGCTGTCGTTGCTATCGTCCCGCCGGCTGAGAATCGCATCCTCCCCGAGCGATATCAGTGTTTTATCTAAAACAGGTGAAAAAGGCAAAATGAGATAAGCTTTGGGGAGTTTACTATGGCAGGACCGGACATAGAAGCTAGAAGGCCTTACAGGACGTTTGAACCTCCTGGTCGGTTACTTTGCGCTCCTTGTTCAGTATCTCCAGCAGCGTCGTCCACAGCGAGATAAAGTTCTTCTGCGTCATGTTGGGAATGGTTTTGTACGTAAAGTTCGAGTCGGGCTCGTCCAGGAAGATGCGCAGCCCGCTGATGCTGCGCGCCTCGTTCCGACGGCTCGCCCCACCCTCATCCAGGCTGCTGCCGTACCGCTGGAAGCCAAGATCGCTAATGTCCGACCGCGAGCCGAACGATTCCGCCTCCCCGAGGTTCGTACCGGAGGCGTTGCTAGTGCTGGgaccggcaccaccaccaccactaccagcaGCGCTCATACTCGCTACCGGCAGTTCCACGTAAAAGATGGAC encodes:
- the LOC121593371 gene encoding polycomb group protein Pc, translated to MENGSDDRVYAAEKIMKKRIRAGKAEYHVKWKGWSQRHNTWEPEENILDQRLIEIFEKSVRGSSTPKRKKKAIIEDSDDDELPSSTMSPTPEPELPKKEERKEAKKDREDKHQLQQQQQHHHHHHHHHHHHQGGTKKEKDVANISNSSLNSGAESSKRNSSSISPSHHHGGSSSTKIEKSSPHLASGTADSSLVAGGAGGVTGTVGMQPLPSLKISISADRSAELVGNDHDTNSNSSDDQPLSHKDVIGTKRKAEVLSKGGKVGVTIKTSSPGDESPSSSTLLKAQRLEVSPLSGVGGPAVAGGSTVAPISTTFGKLDMKAAAPLSPDTPASRPESNIPPPAEPNAQLPGGAAAVVVAAGGLPAGREEGNPLEGQVAGQQAQQHQQQPGAAANGGDAFPLSNGNGPNNINNNNNNLNNNNNNNSINKHVSTLTLSPRAAPPRLWLPKAQTTNQVFITDVTVNLETVTIRECKTEAGFFKTRDMQQQQQQQQEQQQQLQQEQHQQQQPRVGDLLSN